The Ahaetulla prasina isolate Xishuangbanna chromosome 3, ASM2864084v1, whole genome shotgun sequence genome window below encodes:
- the PDYN gene encoding proenkephalin-B — protein MDWQLWGLAFYLHVAFSASWDCVSRCCLCVLHNQDGERPINPLRCSLECQNPSVSSGEWQRCERILSLLTSFPMEEEEEEAGRSQHVLTKGDASQPYGGFFQKMAERAGPDPEAEEVNPEMLEIQDLVSHREEEEEEPDLASLKEERKRYGGFLRKFPKRGSRVAGTSKEEADGGVQEDLHKRYGGFMRRIRPKLKWDKQKRYGGFLRRQFKVTTRSEEGPKAASEEVADL, from the exons ATGGATTGGCAACTTTGGGGACTGGCTTTCTATCTCCACGTGGCTTTCTCAGCTTCTTGGGACTGTGTTTCTCGGTGTTGCCTGTGTGTTCTTCACAACCAGGATGGAGAGAGGCCCATCAACCCTCTA CGCTGTTCTTTGGAGTGTCAAAATCCCTCCGTGTCCAGCGGGGAGTGGCAGAGATGCGAGAGGATCCTCTCGCTCTTAACCTCCTTtccgatggaggaggaggaggaggaggctggcaGATCCCAG CATGTCCTCACCAAGGGAGATGCCAGCCAACCCTACGGGGGCTTCTTCCAGAAGATGGCGGAGAGGGCAGGGCCAGATCCAGAGGCCGAAGAAGTCAACCCAGAGATGCTGGAAATTCAGGATCTGGTCTCCCaccgagaggaggaggaggaggaacccgATCTGGCGTCTCTCAAGGAAGAGCGGAAACGTTACGGAGGCTTCCTCCGCAAATTCCCCAAGAGGGGCTCCAGGGTGGCGGGTACTTCCAAGGAAGAGGCGGATGGGGGCGTCCAGGAGGACCTTCACAAACGTTACGGGGGCTTCATGCGCAGGATCCGTCCCAAACTCAAGTGGGACAAGCAGAAACGTTACGGAGGGTTCCTGCGCCGGCAGTTCAAGGTGACCACGAGGTCTGAGGAAGGGCCCAAGGCCGCCTCCGAGGAGGTTGCTGACCTATAG